From Acidimicrobiales bacterium, one genomic window encodes:
- a CDS encoding rhodanese-like domain-containing protein, which translates to MTYTDEPVNDFRQVVGTSGQLIDVREPSEFSEGTLPGATNIPLGELPSRLGELDTERRVVLLCRSGGRSANAAAFLANAGFADVVNLAGGMLAVDPSH; encoded by the coding sequence ATGACCTACACCGATGAACCGGTGAACGACTTCCGACAGGTGGTGGGAACGAGCGGCCAACTCATCGACGTGCGCGAGCCGTCGGAGTTCTCGGAAGGAACCCTTCCCGGAGCGACCAACATCCCACTCGGTGAACTTCCGAGCAGGCTCGGTGAGCTCGACACCGAGCGCCGCGTGGTGCTGCTCTGCCGTAGCGGCGGCCGCAGTGCGAACGCCGCGGCGTTCCTGGCCAACGCCGGATTCGCCGACGTCGTCAATCTCGCCGGCGGCATGCTCGCCGTCGACCCGTCGCACTAG